A DNA window from Altererythrobacter sp. B11 contains the following coding sequences:
- a CDS encoding SWIB/MDM2 domain-containing protein yields MAAKNNALSKPVTLSGDLEAVIGKGPMTRAEVTSKVWEYIKANNLQDSKDKRQINPDEKLGAVIGKDQISMFKMTAAVSKHLS; encoded by the coding sequence ATGGCGGCCAAGAACAATGCGCTCAGCAAGCCGGTCACCCTGTCGGGCGATCTGGAAGCAGTGATCGGCAAGGGCCCGATGACTCGCGCTGAGGTAACTTCGAAGGTGTGGGAATACATCAAGGCGAACAATTTGCAGGACAGCAAGGACAAACGCCAGATCAATCCCGACGAGAAGCTGGGCGCGGTGATCGGCAAGGACCAGATCTCGATGTTCAAGATGACCGCTGCGGTCTCCAAGCATCTGAGCTGA
- a CDS encoding YbhB/YbcL family Raf kinase inhibitor-like protein, translated as MAEPVPAWLAEALPQAGPEHGRLTVARLGGPDLVGRSGFTLRSAAFSDGDALDPSFTAGEEDAVAPPLEWTAPPAGAMELVLVVEDPHAPGAEPFCHWLVWGLAAQKGQLLEGEVPPRVGKNAFGNSEWLLPDPPQGSDPHDYVFQLFALDLPLVQMPGATREELVAAMKDHVVGVALLTGTFARSDEDFEDWDEGDEG; from the coding sequence ATGGCCGAACCCGTTCCCGCATGGCTCGCTGAGGCTCTGCCCCAGGCAGGGCCGGAACATGGACGGTTGACGGTGGCGCGCCTCGGCGGCCCCGATCTGGTGGGCCGGAGTGGGTTCACCCTGCGCTCGGCCGCGTTCTCGGATGGCGATGCGCTCGACCCCTCCTTCACGGCGGGGGAGGAAGACGCCGTGGCCCCGCCGCTGGAATGGACCGCGCCGCCCGCCGGGGCGATGGAACTCGTGCTGGTGGTCGAAGATCCGCACGCGCCGGGGGCAGAGCCGTTCTGCCACTGGCTGGTATGGGGTCTCGCCGCGCAGAAGGGGCAGCTGCTGGAAGGCGAAGTGCCGCCGCGCGTGGGCAAGAACGCCTTCGGCAATTCCGAATGGCTGCTGCCCGATCCGCCGCAGGGCAGCGACCCGCATGATTACGTGTTTCAGCTCTTCGCGCTGGACCTGCCGCTGGTGCAGATGCCAGGCGCCACGCGCGAGGAACTGGTTGCGGCGATGAAGGACCATGTGGTGGGCGTGGCCCTGCTGACCGGCACCTTCGCCCGCAGCGACGAGGATTTTGAGGATTGGGACGAGGGTGACGAAGGCTGA
- a CDS encoding S41 family peptidase, translating to MVGLLFSMRYNKFALSACGAALLAACGGGGGSSAAPSAGGSPTPTPSPSPSAAACSLGARQDWALRALDEWYLFPSLLDKNIVKSAYPDLQSYIDALVAPARAQSRDRYFTYVTSIEEENAYYEEGANAGFGFQLSLVGNALYVIDSYEGAPALAANIDRGTQILSIGTSSGTMQTVSSLLATGGTDRLVDALGPSTVGTTRVFRVRDASGVEREVALSASEYNIDPVSDRFGARIILDGAKKVGYLNLRTFIDTAEPDLRAAFAEFKAQGVTELIIDLRYNGGGLISVAELVGDLMGGGRSGQIFDYVTFRDSKSANNESRAFQLQPESISPTRIAFIGTHGTASASELVINGMVPYLRTNMALVGGNTYGKPVGQIALDRPECDDRLRAIALKIENADHQGEYYTGLASTVPVTCSAEDDLFHPLGDPQEAMVGAALDFLAGRACGTISAGARAAAPKGKVPLVPSQPSRTVQVELPGIY from the coding sequence ATGGTGGGCCTGCTTTTTTCCATGCGTTACAATAAGTTCGCCCTGTCCGCATGCGGCGCGGCGCTGCTCGCCGCATGCGGCGGCGGGGGCGGTTCCAGCGCCGCGCCCTCGGCCGGCGGAAGCCCCACCCCCACGCCCAGCCCCAGCCCCAGCGCCGCGGCCTGTTCGCTCGGCGCGCGGCAGGATTGGGCGTTGCGTGCGCTCGACGAATGGTATCTTTTCCCCAGCCTGCTGGACAAGAACATTGTCAAATCGGCCTATCCCGACCTGCAATCCTATATCGATGCCCTGGTCGCACCGGCCCGAGCGCAGAGCCGGGACCGCTATTTCACCTATGTCACCTCCATCGAGGAGGAGAACGCCTATTACGAGGAAGGCGCCAACGCCGGCTTCGGCTTCCAGCTGAGCCTGGTGGGCAACGCGCTCTACGTCATCGACAGCTACGAAGGGGCGCCCGCGCTGGCCGCCAATATCGACCGTGGCACGCAGATCCTCTCCATCGGCACCAGCAGCGGCACTATGCAGACGGTCAGCAGCTTGCTGGCGACCGGCGGGACAGATCGCCTCGTCGATGCGCTCGGCCCCTCTACCGTGGGCACGACCCGCGTGTTCCGCGTCCGCGATGCCTCCGGCGTGGAGCGCGAAGTCGCCCTCAGCGCCAGTGAATACAATATCGACCCGGTTTCCGACCGCTTCGGCGCGCGCATCATCCTCGATGGCGCGAAGAAGGTCGGTTATCTCAACCTGCGCACCTTCATCGATACGGCGGAGCCCGACCTGCGCGCCGCCTTTGCAGAATTCAAGGCGCAGGGGGTGACGGAGCTGATCATCGACCTGCGCTATAACGGCGGCGGGCTGATCTCCGTGGCGGAGTTGGTGGGCGATCTGATGGGCGGCGGCCGCAGTGGGCAGATCTTCGATTACGTGACCTTCCGCGATTCCAAATCCGCCAACAACGAAAGCCGCGCCTTCCAGTTGCAGCCCGAAAGCATCAGCCCCACGAGAATCGCCTTTATCGGCACCCACGGCACTGCGTCGGCCAGCGAACTGGTGATCAACGGCATGGTCCCCTATCTGCGCACCAACATGGCGCTGGTGGGCGGCAACACCTATGGCAAGCCCGTGGGCCAGATCGCGCTCGACCGGCCGGAATGTGACGACCGGCTGCGGGCGATCGCGCTGAAGATCGAGAATGCCGATCATCAGGGTGAGTATTACACCGGCCTCGCCAGTACGGTGCCCGTCACCTGCAGCGCGGAGGACGACCTGTTCCATCCGCTCGGCGATCCCCAGGAAGCCATGGTTGGCGCGGCGCTCGATTTCCTCGCCGGCCGGGCCTGCGGCACGATCTCCGCTGGCGCCAGGGCGGCCGCGCCCAAGGGCAAGGTGCCGCTGGTGCCGAGCCAGCCATCGCGCACAGTGCAGGTGGAACTGCCCGGAATTTACTGA
- a CDS encoding COG3650 family protein — MKRARGGAMLRGMNHRFALAAPALLALALALAACSSGGGAAGAPGDAEDTQPFSGIGAEEVVRFTGTEPFWGGEVAGRRLTYTTPEKQDGEMIEVDRFAGRNGVSFTGRLADQDFVLAVTPGACSDGMSDRTYPFVVTLMVRGEQREGCAWTEAQPFTGPDQ; from the coding sequence TTGAAGCGGGCGCGCGGCGGGGCCATGCTGCGGGGCATGAACCATCGCTTCGCCCTTGCCGCGCCCGCCCTTCTCGCCCTCGCCCTCGCACTCGCCGCCTGCAGCTCCGGCGGGGGCGCCGCCGGCGCGCCGGGGGACGCGGAGGATACGCAGCCCTTCTCCGGCATCGGGGCGGAGGAGGTGGTGCGCTTCACCGGCACCGAGCCATTCTGGGGCGGGGAAGTGGCCGGCCGCCGGCTGACCTATACCACGCCCGAAAAGCAGGACGGCGAGATGATCGAGGTCGATCGCTTCGCCGGCCGCAACGGCGTGTCCTTCACCGGGCGGCTGGCCGACCAGGACTTCGTGCTGGCCGTGACGCCGGGCGCCTGCAGCGACGGGATGAGCGACCGGACCTATCCCTTCGTCGTCACGCTGATGGTGCGGGGGGAGCAGCGAGAAGGCTGCGCCTGGACGGAGGCGCAGCCCTTCACCGGGCCCGATCAGTAA
- a CDS encoding DODA-type extradiol aromatic ring-opening family dioxygenase → MTEDSPAAARLPSLYIPHGGGPCFFMPDPQENWAGMAAYLRGLAASLPRRPRAILIVSGHWEAPAFTFTAAEGHPGLIYDYYGFPPETYQLAWPAPGDPALAERGAALLRDAGLPAGLDAGRGFDHGVFVPMKVAFPDSDVPTVQMSLAQGLDPALHLAAGRALAPLRDEGVLVIGSGMSFHNMRGFGNPQAEAPSRAFDEWLGAAATAGAEVRADSLTRWAAAPFARLSHPREEHLLPLMVAAGASDEAGQRDYNELVLGTAISAFRFA, encoded by the coding sequence ATGACAGAGGATTCTCCCGCCGCCGCCCGCCTCCCCAGCCTCTATATCCCGCATGGCGGGGGGCCGTGCTTCTTCATGCCCGATCCGCAGGAAAATTGGGCGGGGATGGCGGCCTATCTCCGCGGCCTCGCCGCCAGCCTGCCGCGGCGGCCAAGGGCGATCCTGATCGTCTCGGGCCATTGGGAAGCGCCGGCATTCACCTTCACCGCGGCGGAGGGGCATCCGGGGCTGATTTACGATTACTACGGCTTCCCGCCGGAAACCTACCAGCTCGCCTGGCCCGCCCCCGGCGACCCGGCGCTGGCGGAGCGGGGGGCGGCGCTGCTGCGCGACGCGGGCCTCCCCGCCGGGCTCGATGCAGGGCGGGGCTTCGACCACGGTGTGTTCGTGCCGATGAAGGTGGCCTTCCCGGATTCGGACGTTCCCACCGTGCAGATGTCCCTCGCCCAGGGCCTGGACCCCGCCCTCCACCTCGCCGCCGGCCGCGCGCTGGCGCCCCTGCGGGACGAAGGCGTGCTGGTGATCGGATCGGGCATGAGCTTCCACAACATGCGCGGCTTCGGCAATCCGCAGGCGGAAGCCCCCTCCCGCGCTTTCGACGAATGGCTCGGCGCCGCGGCCACGGCGGGGGCGGAGGTGCGGGCCGACAGCCTGACGCGCTGGGCCGCTGCGCCCTTCGCCCGGCTCAGCCACCCGCGCGAGGAGCACCTGCTGCCGCTGATGGTCGCCGCCGGCGCCTCGGACGAAGCGGGCCAGCGCGATTACAACGAGCTGGTGCTGGGCACCGCGATCTCAGCCTTCCGCTTTGCCTGA
- a CDS encoding DUF4142 domain-containing protein, translated as MKTRFLFAGVGALALAACGSNNDADDTAMTDQPTDAMATSTDAMAPAAATAPMPQQFVDTAAASDTYEVEAAKLAQEHGSSQKVKDFAAQMVKDHTTSTENLRKAAAEVQGVTVNPQMTPMQQQNLEELRGAGDDFDATYARQQVAAHQAALDALNGYAQGGDAQPLKDFAGKTAKVVEHHLEMARELT; from the coding sequence ATGAAGACCCGTTTCCTGTTTGCCGGCGTCGGCGCCCTCGCGCTCGCCGCCTGCGGTTCGAACAATGATGCCGATGATACGGCGATGACCGACCAGCCCACCGATGCCATGGCGACGAGTACCGATGCGATGGCCCCTGCCGCCGCGACCGCGCCGATGCCGCAGCAATTCGTCGATACCGCCGCCGCCAGCGACACCTATGAGGTGGAAGCCGCCAAGCTGGCGCAGGAGCACGGATCGAGCCAGAAGGTGAAGGATTTCGCCGCCCAGATGGTGAAGGATCACACGACCTCCACCGAAAACCTGCGCAAGGCGGCCGCCGAAGTGCAGGGCGTGACGGTGAACCCGCAGATGACCCCGATGCAGCAGCAGAATCTCGAGGAACTGCGCGGCGCGGGCGATGATTTCGATGCCACCTATGCCCGCCAGCAGGTGGCCGCACACCAGGCGGCGCTGGATGCCCTGAACGGTTACGCCCAGGGCGGCGATGCGCAGCCGCTGAAGGACTTTGCCGGCAAGACGGCCAAGGTGGTGGAGCACCATCTCGAAATGGCGCGCGAACTCACATGA
- a CDS encoding HEPN domain-containing protein — translation MSLITPELREALRDFAIKARECTVSDITDMQFARFRYHKGTAFEVSDAVIESQREFIRRAIKKLGPDRGHGKVLAKALWDFAAAESDEHRINDRAVLDEALKQIEETSASICEFFRPCPLVRLPSDVERIEIGRVIIEKSESKVKELEKNKNNLRFIIGDDWGIGLNFEGEDVKCFASIPKTMWAIKLSAADPLREEEALWLVDISLTLLRLSVKRPDLGLLAPSLGDNEPHPFLLPDRSDHSLAILPNGTAEMGGLSTPNVYEITSEGGRAIHEPLTQRKIAMIFEPRAGSIAERFAQGCGWLTRGRRSKDRSDRLLYFFTAIEALLSDSDRSAPVVQTIARHSATLLSDEHEKREAIARDVKNLYGIRSALVHAGKRGAYDIDCNSAQLITELLYARIWSDIDLSISHRTLLDELGRASYGSELRVPLRE, via the coding sequence ATGAGTCTCATAACGCCAGAGCTCCGTGAAGCGTTACGTGATTTCGCAATAAAAGCTCGCGAATGCACTGTCTCAGATATCACTGACATGCAATTCGCGCGGTTTCGTTACCACAAAGGCACAGCTTTCGAGGTCTCGGATGCTGTTATTGAATCCCAGCGAGAGTTTATCAGACGAGCTATTAAAAAACTCGGGCCGGATAGGGGACATGGGAAAGTACTCGCGAAAGCTTTGTGGGATTTTGCTGCCGCCGAGAGCGACGAACATCGTATTAACGACCGAGCTGTCTTGGATGAGGCTCTGAAGCAGATAGAGGAGACATCAGCTTCGATCTGCGAATTTTTTCGTCCCTGTCCTTTGGTGCGCCTTCCTAGCGATGTGGAACGCATAGAGATTGGGCGTGTTATAATTGAAAAGTCGGAATCAAAAGTAAAAGAATTGGAGAAAAATAAGAATAATCTTAGGTTCATTATCGGTGATGATTGGGGGATTGGGTTGAATTTTGAAGGTGAAGACGTGAAGTGCTTTGCCAGCATACCCAAGACGATGTGGGCGATAAAACTTTCTGCGGCAGATCCCCTACGCGAAGAGGAGGCACTTTGGCTGGTAGATATTTCCCTGACGCTTTTAAGGTTAAGTGTAAAAAGGCCTGATCTCGGATTACTAGCCCCTAGCTTAGGAGATAATGAACCTCACCCGTTCTTGCTCCCGGATAGGAGCGACCACAGTTTGGCGATACTCCCGAACGGCACTGCGGAAATGGGAGGGCTGTCAACTCCGAATGTTTATGAAATCACGAGCGAAGGGGGCCGGGCAATTCACGAGCCCTTGACGCAACGCAAAATCGCAATGATTTTTGAGCCTCGTGCGGGATCTATCGCTGAGCGCTTTGCGCAAGGGTGTGGTTGGCTTACCAGGGGCCGCAGAAGCAAAGATCGTTCCGACAGGTTGCTGTACTTTTTTACGGCGATAGAAGCTCTTCTATCGGATTCGGATCGGAGCGCCCCAGTGGTCCAAACGATAGCTCGGCATTCCGCTACACTGCTCTCAGATGAACATGAGAAAAGAGAGGCGATAGCGCGGGATGTGAAGAATCTATACGGGATTCGATCCGCGTTAGTTCATGCTGGAAAGCGCGGTGCATACGATATCGATTGCAATTCCGCGCAATTAATCACCGAGCTTTTATACGCAAGAATTTGGAGCGACATCGATCTTTCGATTAGTCATCGAACACTTTTGGATGAGCTTGGTAGGGCAAGCTACGGTTCAGAACTTCGTGTACCGCTAAGAGAGTGA
- a CDS encoding DUF4287 domain-containing protein, with product MTDKAKGPASYFPSIEAKYGRPIAEWQSLIRARQPAKHMELVAFLKQEHGMGHGHANALVAATLAEG from the coding sequence ATGACTGACAAGGCGAAGGGGCCGGCCTCCTATTTCCCCTCGATCGAGGCGAAATACGGCCGGCCCATCGCCGAATGGCAAAGCCTGATCCGCGCCCGCCAGCCCGCGAAGCACATGGAACTGGTGGCCTTCCTCAAGCAGGAACACGGCATGGGCCACGGCCACGCCAACGCACTGGTGGCCGCCACGCTGGCGGAGGGGTAA
- the thiC gene encoding phosphomethylpyrimidine synthase ThiC, which translates to MADIPSRLEIGVTTGPIRGSRKIHVGPLQVAMREIELEPSSGEPPVRVYDTSGPYTDPAAVIDIAAGLPQLRRPWQLARGDVEEYAARAVKPEDNGQLGPDRSGGVPAFPNVHKKVLRAKPGANLSQMHYARRGIITPEMEYVAERENLGRARLAEYHREGESWGAAIPDYVTPEFVRDEVARGRAIIPSNVNHPEAEPMAIGRNFLVKINANIGNSAVASDVAAEVDKMVWSIRWGADTVMDLSTGRNIHDTREWIIRNSPVPIGTVPIYQALEKVGGIAEELTWEIFRDTLIEQAEQGVDYFTIHAGVRLPYIPMTAKRVTGIVSRGGSIMAKWCLSHHKESFLYEHFDEITEICKAYDIAYSLGDGLRPGSIADANDEAQFAELYTLGELTKRAWEQDVQVMIEGPGHVPMHKIKENMDKQLEACGEAPFYTLGPLVTDIAPGYDHITSGIGAAQIGWYGTAMLCYVTPKEHLGLPDRDDVKVGVVTYKLAAHAADLAKGHPAAKVRDDALSKARFEFRWRDQFNLSLDPDTAEQYHDQTLPAEGAKTAHFCSMCGPKFCSMKITQEVRDFAARQHNNPPAAAPSVAEAEEGMRRMSEKYREIGSELYIGQGDREHD; encoded by the coding sequence ATGGCCGATATCCCCTCCCGCCTCGAAATCGGCGTGACCACCGGGCCGATCCGCGGCAGCCGCAAGATCCATGTCGGCCCGCTGCAGGTCGCCATGCGCGAGATCGAGCTGGAGCCCTCGAGCGGGGAGCCGCCGGTGCGCGTCTATGACACCTCCGGCCCCTATACCGATCCCGCCGCGGTGATCGACATCGCCGCCGGCCTGCCGCAATTGCGCCGCCCCTGGCAGCTCGCCCGCGGCGATGTGGAGGAATATGCCGCCCGCGCCGTGAAGCCGGAGGATAACGGCCAGCTCGGCCCCGACCGCAGCGGCGGCGTGCCCGCATTCCCCAATGTGCACAAGAAGGTGCTGCGCGCGAAGCCGGGCGCCAATCTCTCGCAGATGCACTACGCCCGGCGCGGCATCATCACGCCGGAAATGGAATATGTGGCGGAGCGGGAGAATCTCGGCCGCGCCCGCCTCGCCGAATACCACCGCGAGGGTGAAAGCTGGGGCGCCGCCATCCCCGATTACGTCACGCCCGAATTCGTGCGCGACGAGGTCGCCCGCGGCCGCGCGATCATCCCCAGCAACGTCAACCACCCGGAAGCGGAGCCGATGGCGATCGGCCGCAACTTCCTGGTCAAGATCAACGCCAATATCGGCAATTCCGCCGTCGCCAGCGATGTGGCGGCGGAAGTGGACAAGATGGTGTGGTCGATCCGCTGGGGCGCCGACACGGTGATGGACCTCAGCACCGGCCGCAACATCCACGACACGCGCGAATGGATCATCCGCAACAGCCCCGTGCCCATCGGCACCGTGCCGATCTACCAGGCGCTGGAGAAAGTCGGCGGCATTGCCGAGGAACTGACCTGGGAAATCTTCCGCGATACGCTGATCGAACAGGCGGAGCAGGGGGTGGACTATTTCACCATCCACGCCGGCGTGCGCCTGCCCTATATCCCGATGACGGCGAAGCGCGTCACCGGCATCGTCAGCCGCGGCGGCAGCATCATGGCCAAATGGTGCCTCTCCCACCACAAGGAGAGCTTCCTCTACGAACATTTCGACGAGATCACCGAGATCTGCAAAGCCTATGACATCGCCTATTCGCTGGGCGACGGCCTGCGCCCCGGCTCCATCGCCGACGCCAATGACGAAGCGCAGTTCGCCGAACTCTACACGCTGGGCGAGCTGACCAAGCGCGCGTGGGAGCAGGACGTGCAGGTGATGATCGAAGGGCCGGGCCATGTGCCCATGCACAAGATCAAGGAGAACATGGACAAGCAGCTGGAGGCCTGCGGCGAGGCGCCCTTCTACACGCTCGGGCCGCTCGTCACCGATATCGCGCCGGGCTATGACCATATCACCAGCGGCATCGGCGCGGCGCAGATCGGCTGGTACGGCACCGCCATGCTCTGCTACGTCACGCCGAAGGAGCATCTGGGCCTGCCCGATCGCGACGATGTGAAGGTCGGCGTCGTCACCTACAAGCTGGCCGCCCATGCGGCGGACCTTGCCAAGGGCCACCCGGCGGCCAAGGTGCGCGACGATGCGCTGAGCAAGGCGCGCTTCGAATTCCGCTGGCGCGATCAGTTCAACCTCAGCCTCGATCCCGACACGGCCGAGCAGTATCACGACCAGACGCTGCCCGCCGAAGGCGCCAAGACGGCGCATTTCTGCTCCATGTGCGGCCCCAAGTTCTGCAGCATGAAGATCACGCAGGAAGTGCGCGATTTCGCCGCCCGCCAGCACAACAATCCCCCCGCCGCCGCGCCCAGCGTGGCCGAGGCGGAGGAAGGCATGCGCCGGATGAGCGAGAAATACCGCGAGATCGGCAGCGAGCTCTACATCGGCCAGGGAGACCGCGAGCATGACTGA
- a CDS encoding DUF6152 family protein produces MITHARLLAATLALAAPVAAAAHHGWAWTEDEESRLAGTIQSISFGNPHMHLQLLSEGKTWEVDLSPPIVAQRSGFGPDAAKAGDAAVLTGHRARDRDVRGFKAETITVNGKTYDVYPQRDKTLKSAG; encoded by the coding sequence ATGATCACGCATGCCCGCCTGCTCGCCGCCACGCTGGCGCTCGCCGCGCCGGTGGCCGCCGCCGCCCACCACGGCTGGGCCTGGACCGAGGATGAGGAAAGCCGCCTTGCCGGCACCATCCAGTCCATCAGCTTCGGCAATCCGCATATGCACCTGCAGCTGCTGAGCGAAGGGAAGACCTGGGAGGTCGATCTCTCGCCGCCCATCGTCGCCCAGCGGTCGGGCTTCGGGCCGGATGCGGCGAAGGCCGGGGATGCGGCGGTGCTGACCGGCCACCGCGCGCGCGACCGCGATGTGCGCGGCTTCAAGGCCGAGACCATCACCGTGAACGGCAAGACCTATGACGTCTATCCCCAGCGGGACAAGACGCTGAAAAGCGCCGGCTAG
- a CDS encoding alkaline phosphatase D family protein, whose product MSQQGRGWNRRQAVAALGAGGIAAGLPLRLQAAEPASARFRHGVASGDPDSSSLVIWTRVESDAPQQAVEWQLATDAAFTAVARSGRVTTSADHDYTVKVLVEGLEPGRRYHYRFVMDGEVSPAGRTRTLPTGALDRLGVALVSCSNYPFGYFNAYDAIARDPLVDIVLHTGDYIYEYGADGWGAEAGRKLGRLHEPANEIVSLSDYRTRHAQYRRDAGLQAMTAAHPFIACWDDHESANNPWIGGAENHQPAQEGDWLSRRAASIQAYYEWLPIREPGVGRSRAEFWRSYRFGDLATLVTLETRHTARARQIDYADYAGAFTSKADVEKFRRDVLGAPDRPMLSHDMELFLADALSRSVAEGQPWRVIGNAVPMARMEVPDLVGAGLLPAADTPGLAPAAQALAWKAQWNLPFYTDTWDGYPWARERFYDLCSKAGARDLIVLTGDSHSFWANRLADGAGRPMGIELGTAGVTSPGDFLESGFDRDLSARLDTAFAEMVEEVLWTDNFHQGYVRLDLRPDAAQTSFIGMSTIESPDYRPLMLRSYAIARAGGSVELRGGAGA is encoded by the coding sequence ATGAGCCAGCAGGGCAGGGGATGGAATCGGCGGCAGGCGGTGGCCGCGCTGGGCGCGGGCGGCATCGCCGCGGGCCTGCCGCTGCGCTTGCAAGCGGCAGAGCCTGCCTCGGCCCGCTTCCGCCATGGCGTGGCCAGCGGCGATCCGGACAGCTCCAGCCTGGTGATCTGGACCCGGGTAGAAAGCGATGCCCCGCAGCAGGCGGTGGAATGGCAGCTGGCCACCGACGCCGCCTTCACCGCCGTGGCCCGCTCCGGCCGTGTCACCACTTCGGCCGATCACGACTATACGGTGAAGGTGCTGGTGGAGGGGCTCGAGCCCGGCCGCCGCTATCACTATCGCTTCGTGATGGATGGGGAGGTGTCGCCCGCCGGGCGCACGCGCACCCTGCCCACCGGCGCGCTGGACCGGCTGGGCGTGGCGCTGGTCAGCTGCTCCAACTATCCCTTCGGCTATTTCAACGCCTATGATGCCATCGCGCGCGATCCGCTGGTGGATATCGTGCTGCACACGGGCGACTATATCTACGAATATGGCGCCGATGGCTGGGGCGCGGAGGCCGGGCGCAAGCTGGGCCGCCTGCACGAACCGGCGAACGAGATCGTCAGCCTCTCCGATTATCGCACGCGCCATGCGCAATATCGCCGCGACGCGGGGCTGCAGGCGATGACCGCGGCGCATCCCTTCATTGCCTGCTGGGACGATCACGAAAGCGCCAACAATCCGTGGATCGGCGGGGCGGAGAACCACCAGCCCGCGCAGGAGGGGGACTGGCTATCCCGCCGCGCGGCCTCCATCCAGGCCTATTACGAATGGCTGCCGATCCGCGAGCCGGGGGTGGGGCGCAGCCGGGCGGAATTCTGGCGCAGCTATCGCTTCGGCGATCTGGCCACGCTGGTGACGCTGGAAACGCGCCACACGGCACGCGCGCGGCAGATCGACTATGCCGATTATGCCGGCGCCTTCACCAGCAAGGCCGATGTCGAGAAGTTCCGCCGCGACGTGCTGGGCGCGCCCGACCGGCCGATGCTGAGCCATGACATGGAACTGTTCCTGGCCGATGCGCTGTCCCGCTCCGTGGCGGAGGGGCAGCCCTGGCGGGTGATCGGCAATGCCGTGCCCATGGCGCGGATGGAGGTACCCGATCTGGTGGGCGCCGGCCTGCTGCCCGCGGCGGACACCCCGGGCCTCGCCCCCGCGGCGCAGGCGCTGGCGTGGAAGGCGCAGTGGAACCTGCCCTTCTACACCGACACATGGGACGGCTACCCCTGGGCGCGGGAGCGGTTCTACGATCTGTGCAGCAAGGCCGGCGCGCGCGACCTGATCGTGCTGACGGGGGATAGCCACAGCTTCTGGGCCAACCGTCTGGCGGATGGCGCCGGGCGGCCGATGGGCATCGAACTGGGCACGGCGGGCGTCACCTCGCCCGGCGATTTCCTCGAAAGCGGGTTCGACCGCGATCTCTCCGCCCGGCTCGACACCGCCTTTGCCGAAATGGTGGAGGAGGTGCTGTGGACCGACAATTTCCACCAGGGCTATGTGCGGCTGGACCTGCGGCCCGACGCGGCGCAGACCAGCTTCATCGGCATGTCCACCATCGAAAGCCCGGATTACCGGCCGCTGATGCTGCGCAGCTACGCCATCGCCCGCGCGGGCGGCAGCGTGGAACTGCGTGGCGGGGCGGGGGCCTAG